Proteins encoded in a region of the Saccharothrix ecbatanensis genome:
- a CDS encoding DUF6292 family protein, translating into MELDFDDDLLTGLRGYVRLVTRELGLTGECSYVHDEPAGAYLALDGRLPGFPDRDVALVWDESSGWSVAVETHSGEDLIVYAYFGPEVLPAPEAVARWVHGLLRGERRITSWPGARQQSHEDLVRRVAPYAAALLVPAPRNP; encoded by the coding sequence ATGGAACTGGACTTCGACGACGACTTGCTGACGGGCCTTCGGGGGTACGTCCGACTGGTGACCAGGGAACTCGGGCTCACCGGCGAGTGCTCGTACGTGCACGACGAGCCGGCCGGCGCGTACCTGGCGCTCGACGGTCGGCTCCCGGGGTTCCCGGACCGCGACGTGGCGCTGGTGTGGGACGAGAGCTCCGGGTGGTCCGTCGCGGTGGAGACGCACAGCGGCGAGGATCTCATCGTCTACGCGTACTTCGGTCCGGAGGTCCTGCCCGCGCCGGAAGCGGTCGCCCGATGGGTGCACGGACTCTTGCGCGGCGAACGGCGCATCACGTCGTGGCCCGGAGCGCGGCAGCAGTCACACGAGGACCTGGTTCGCCGTGTGGCGCCCTACGCCGCCGCACTGCTCGTGCCCGCGCCACGCAACCCGTGA
- a CDS encoding RICIN domain-containing protein, with product MAGALLVLAVSLPGVPPAAGAADTGHEPKLTDSPGYHLRNVSSNLCLAARAGSGERPVVQTTCDYNADAYWPDQYWLLLPVDEANEYWRIYNTSLRLCVVARNYVESSTVGTVCGTQGTWQYVDGIWHREFSDKFDAHRYVNHKTGLCLTARGDAEIRAFATACDSGAADQHWW from the coding sequence ATGGCCGGCGCACTCTTGGTCCTGGCCGTGTCGCTGCCCGGCGTGCCACCGGCCGCAGGAGCGGCGGACACCGGTCACGAGCCCAAGCTCACGGACAGTCCGGGCTACCACCTCCGCAACGTGAGCTCGAACCTCTGCCTCGCGGCACGGGCCGGCTCAGGCGAGCGCCCGGTGGTCCAGACGACGTGCGACTACAACGCCGACGCGTACTGGCCCGACCAGTACTGGCTGTTGCTGCCCGTCGACGAAGCCAACGAGTACTGGCGGATCTACAACACGAGCCTCCGACTCTGCGTCGTGGCACGCAACTACGTGGAGTCCTCCACGGTCGGGACGGTGTGCGGCACTCAGGGCACGTGGCAGTACGTGGACGGGATCTGGCACCGGGAATTCTCCGACAAGTTCGACGCGCACCGGTACGTGAACCACAAGACGGGCCTGTGCCTGACGGCCCGCGGTGACGCGGAGATCCGGGCGTTCGCCACGGCGTGCGACTCGGGGGCAGCGGACCAGCACTGGTGGTGA
- a CDS encoding RICIN domain-containing protein, translating into MLIAPVVATLAAAASLVVFTSPATAATSQFRGMNWAMLGDNFSTGTLVVQGLSQSDSNATVRAKANALYDDMAATMGVNTVRLPINTHTVANTTWWNAYRGAIDAATERGFKVILAYWEDGAASGGRITNLAAWNTMWSSVTYTYGSNSNVYFEPMNEPHGYSSTDWRNVAANWLNYHTSAVPGRVLIGGTGYSQDLRDVCNDSRFNSTLLSFHHYAFFYDSMTYDQFRSHIQTRLGNCASRAVATEFGAPMSTGLNYGDANSTDNFVRHIRAMAQVMRDNNMGGTYWPALGGKPTGTSGYDYYSMYALSGSGTDLNLTVRNTSGADRVKYAWGDGSTPAPTYYRINVRHSGKAMDVQQPNTDNGARIGQYTYGGNAWQQWQFQDAGSGYWRIVSRHSGKCLDVTGASTSDGAELIQYTCGSGTNQQFQMVANGSYFQLRARHSGKCLDVPAASTADGVIIKQYTCNTGTNQQWSRTAV; encoded by the coding sequence TTGCTGATAGCCCCCGTGGTGGCCACGCTCGCCGCGGCGGCGAGCCTCGTCGTCTTCACGTCGCCCGCCACTGCCGCGACCAGTCAGTTCCGGGGCATGAACTGGGCCATGCTGGGCGACAACTTCAGCACCGGCACTCTCGTCGTGCAGGGCCTGAGCCAGTCCGACAGCAACGCGACGGTGCGGGCCAAGGCGAACGCGCTCTACGACGACATGGCCGCCACCATGGGGGTCAACACCGTCCGGCTTCCCATCAACACGCACACCGTGGCGAACACGACCTGGTGGAACGCCTACCGCGGCGCGATCGACGCGGCCACCGAACGTGGGTTCAAGGTCATCCTCGCCTACTGGGAGGACGGCGCCGCTTCCGGCGGCAGGATCACGAACCTCGCCGCGTGGAACACGATGTGGTCCAGCGTGACCTACACCTACGGCTCGAACAGCAACGTCTACTTCGAACCGATGAACGAGCCGCACGGCTACTCGTCGACGGACTGGCGCAACGTCGCGGCGAACTGGCTCAACTACCACACCTCCGCAGTGCCCGGCCGGGTCCTGATCGGTGGCACCGGCTACAGCCAGGACCTGCGGGACGTCTGCAACGACAGCCGCTTCAACTCGACGCTGCTGTCCTTCCACCACTACGCCTTCTTCTACGACTCGATGACCTACGACCAGTTCCGCAGCCACATCCAGACACGTTTGGGCAACTGCGCCTCCCGCGCCGTGGCGACCGAGTTCGGCGCTCCGATGTCCACCGGCCTCAACTACGGCGACGCGAACAGCACGGACAACTTCGTGCGTCACATCCGCGCCATGGCCCAGGTCATGCGTGACAACAACATGGGCGGCACCTACTGGCCCGCGCTCGGCGGCAAGCCGACCGGAACGTCCGGCTACGACTACTACTCGATGTACGCGCTGAGCGGCAGCGGCACCGATCTCAACCTGACCGTCCGCAACACTTCCGGGGCCGACCGGGTCAAGTACGCCTGGGGCGACGGTTCCACGCCCGCGCCTACGTACTACCGGATCAACGTGCGTCACAGCGGAAAGGCCATGGACGTCCAGCAGCCGAACACCGACAACGGTGCGCGCATCGGCCAGTACACGTACGGCGGCAACGCTTGGCAGCAGTGGCAGTTCCAGGACGCCGGCAGCGGCTACTGGCGCATCGTCAGCCGCCACAGCGGCAAGTGCCTCGACGTGACGGGCGCTTCCACCTCCGACGGCGCCGAGCTGATCCAGTACACCTGTGGCAGCGGAACGAACCAGCAGTTCCAGATGGTCGCCAACGGAAGCTACTTCCAGCTCCGTGCACGGCACAGCGGCAAGTGCCTGGACGTGCCGGCCGCGTCGACGGCGGACGGCGTGATCATCAAGCAGTACACGTGCAACACCGGAACCAACCAGCAGTGGTCGCGCACGGCCGTCTGA
- a CDS encoding site-2 protease family protein yields the protein MPATIHLGRLWGIRLGLHWSVLLVVLLLVSAVGMGRFPLAYPGYDSWAYVVAGLVAATLFMLSLLAHEMAHALVARREGQKVEGITLWMLGGLASLKDRSPSPGAEFRVAAAGPATSVLLGVGFLLLTWFAVVVGAEPLIAGVPAYLALINLILAAFNLIPAAPLDGGRILSAALWRRWGDRHRAAVVSTRVGRGFGFALILLGVVTLFDGDTGGLWWMLVGIFIVVMAQAEQRQSELGAAVAGLRARDVMTAPPDTADGSVTVSDFLHATALVRRHSTFPLVDEAGRFQGLATVDRLKSVPLAERAHTALREAAWPPSEVPKVEADDPLPDLLSVMGEQADGRAVVFDQGRLVGIVSPSDISRAMVLHGRGVQR from the coding sequence GTGCCCGCGACGATCCACCTGGGACGGTTGTGGGGTATCCGGCTGGGCCTGCACTGGAGCGTCCTGCTCGTCGTGCTGCTGCTGGTGTCGGCCGTCGGCATGGGCCGGTTCCCGCTGGCGTATCCCGGCTACGACAGCTGGGCGTACGTCGTCGCGGGTCTGGTGGCCGCCACGCTGTTCATGCTGTCGCTGCTGGCCCATGAGATGGCGCACGCCCTCGTCGCCAGGCGTGAAGGGCAGAAGGTGGAGGGCATCACGCTGTGGATGCTGGGCGGACTGGCGTCGCTCAAGGACCGGTCGCCCAGCCCTGGCGCGGAGTTCAGGGTCGCCGCCGCCGGACCGGCGACCAGCGTGCTGCTCGGCGTCGGCTTCCTCCTGCTGACCTGGTTCGCGGTGGTGGTGGGCGCGGAGCCGTTGATCGCGGGGGTGCCGGCGTACCTGGCCTTGATCAACCTCATCCTCGCTGCGTTCAACCTGATCCCCGCGGCACCGCTGGACGGTGGCCGCATCCTCAGCGCCGCGCTGTGGCGTCGGTGGGGCGACCGCCACCGTGCCGCCGTGGTCAGCACGCGTGTGGGACGGGGTTTCGGCTTCGCCCTGATCCTGCTGGGAGTCGTGACGTTGTTCGACGGCGACACCGGCGGGCTGTGGTGGATGCTCGTCGGCATCTTCATCGTCGTCATGGCGCAGGCCGAGCAGCGGCAGTCCGAGCTGGGCGCCGCCGTGGCAGGGCTCCGGGCGCGGGACGTGATGACCGCCCCTCCGGATACGGCGGACGGCAGCGTCACAGTCAGCGACTTCCTCCACGCCACCGCGCTCGTACGGCGGCACTCGACGTTTCCGCTGGTGGACGAAGCCGGCCGATTCCAAGGCCTGGCCACCGTGGACCGGCTCAAGTCGGTCCCGCTCGCGGAACGGGCCCACACGGCACTGAGGGAGGCCGCCTGGCCGCCCTCGGAAGTGCCCAAGGTCGAGGCGGACGACCCGTTGCCGGACCTCCTGTCCGTGATGGGCGAGCAGGCGGACGGGCGCGCAGTGGTGTTCGACCAGGGGCGGCTGGTGGGCATCGTGTCGCCGAGCGACATCAGCCGGGCGATGGTGCTGCACGGGCGCGGTGTCCAGCGGTAG
- a CDS encoding RICIN domain-containing protein: MSRLSRKRWRAVLTAAAVGLATLLLPGGTAHAAPVTVDVGVQFTDTGGSRVEAHGGGVIKVGSYYYWFGENRHPDNLFRAVSVYRSTDLKNWEFRNNVLTQNSHSELRTSWVERPKIIYNASTGQYVMWMHWENGQHYGEARAAVAYSSTVDGNYTYQGSFRPLNNMSRDITLYKDDDGTAYMISAARENYDLHIYRLNADYRGIAQLVGNPWPGGHREAPAVFKRNGVYFMLTSGATGWSPNQAKYATATSMSGPWSAMRNVGDSTTFGSQPAYVLPIQGTQTTSYLYMGDRWAGAWGGPVSDSSYVWLPITFSNNTTMNLSNAGQIVIDTATGTISPVALAYNRISVRHSGKCLDVANVSQADGAALMQYSCGSGANQQFRLQATGGYYQLIARHSSKCLDVSDNSTADGAAVQQWSCTSGQNQQWSVVDVGSGYSRLVARHSGKCLDLPSSSQDNIQFKQYPCNGGQNQQFQITRV, from the coding sequence ATGTCCCGCTTGTCCCGGAAGCGGTGGCGCGCGGTGTTGACCGCCGCGGCCGTCGGCCTGGCAACCCTGCTCCTACCCGGCGGTACGGCGCACGCCGCGCCCGTCACCGTCGACGTGGGTGTGCAGTTCACCGACACCGGCGGCAGCCGCGTCGAGGCGCACGGTGGTGGCGTGATCAAGGTCGGCAGCTACTACTACTGGTTCGGCGAGAACCGGCACCCGGACAACCTGTTCCGGGCGGTCTCGGTCTACCGGTCGACCGACCTGAAGAACTGGGAGTTCCGCAACAACGTCCTCACCCAGAACAGCCACTCGGAGCTGCGGACCTCCTGGGTGGAACGCCCGAAGATCATCTACAACGCGTCCACGGGCCAGTACGTCATGTGGATGCACTGGGAGAACGGTCAGCACTACGGCGAGGCACGTGCGGCCGTGGCGTATTCGTCCACTGTGGACGGCAACTACACCTACCAAGGCAGTTTCCGGCCGCTCAACAACATGTCGCGCGACATCACGCTGTACAAGGACGACGACGGCACGGCGTACATGATCTCGGCCGCGCGGGAGAACTACGACCTGCACATCTACCGCCTCAACGCCGACTACCGCGGCATCGCGCAACTGGTGGGCAACCCGTGGCCGGGCGGGCACCGTGAAGCACCGGCGGTGTTCAAGCGCAACGGCGTGTACTTCATGCTCACCTCCGGCGCCACGGGCTGGTCGCCGAACCAGGCGAAGTACGCCACCGCCACCAGCATGTCCGGCCCTTGGAGCGCGATGCGCAACGTGGGCGACTCCACCACGTTCGGCTCGCAACCGGCGTACGTGCTGCCGATCCAGGGCACCCAGACGACGTCCTACCTCTACATGGGCGACCGCTGGGCCGGGGCGTGGGGCGGACCGGTCAGCGACTCCAGCTACGTCTGGCTCCCGATCACGTTCTCGAACAACACCACGATGAACCTGTCCAACGCCGGCCAGATCGTCATCGACACGGCGACCGGCACGATCAGCCCGGTGGCCTTGGCGTACAACCGGATCTCCGTGCGGCACTCCGGCAAGTGCCTCGACGTCGCCAACGTCAGCCAGGCCGACGGAGCCGCGCTGATGCAGTACTCGTGTGGCAGCGGCGCCAACCAGCAGTTCCGCTTGCAGGCGACCGGCGGGTACTACCAGCTGATCGCCCGGCACTCCAGCAAGTGCCTGGACGTGAGCGACAACAGCACGGCGGACGGCGCGGCCGTGCAGCAGTGGAGCTGCACCTCCGGCCAGAACCAGCAGTGGTCCGTCGTCGACGTCGGATCGGGTTACTCCAGGCTGGTGGCGCGGCACTCCGGCAAGTGCCTGGACCTGCCCAGCAGCTCGCAGGACAACATCCAGTTCAAGCAGTACCCGTGCAACGGCGGGCAGAACCAGCAGTTCCAGATCACCCGCGTCTGA
- a CDS encoding ATP-binding protein codes for MSQADPGDHVRRQLRTLQRVVGGPTDGVLARRSGVSAATFSEVMSGKRRPRAEFVAKVVSGCLVSARMNGHAPLDVRRVLHALRLPDHTAADAGILERDDDLSRCSAVLDAVRSRVGATVVVEGPAGIGKSEVVAQVCAEAAVRGIVPLAVRGNHRDRTMAFGAARTLLARWVTGHPARDQRALFAGAAEFARVPLGVPRPGRHNPASVIGLTEALYWLVVNATSLVGEGREDEGLLLAVDDAHWLDEESLSWLEFLGDRLTGLPVVVLLAYRPHESHAAALARIALRAEEVIRPRPLGPDAVRTIISRGLPSRQAVDERFCAAFLERSGGNPFYLRWMLDVARERGLKPTASDVEAVGTLTPRNVVMYLNERLGGLGPDARRLAQAIAVLGPGSPLGDAARLADLAPEEAKLQYDRLCNAAILSPAPTSDFHHPIIRSAVYDDMDPSLRSDVHLEAARLLHDRHAASEAVAAHLLHVHADADPWVVDRLDEAASEAWASGLSTTAARYLHRAVDEPPPPDQRGRVRLRYGQALALGPVAAALPELLAAYREAPDDALRTEAAIALAKTHGYAHQLGESVRMLDTAIDLCADEGLRRQALAEQLLWAAWWADDPLRADRTYLLDRIVPPLTGDTYVERLLIALHAWSLVLRGRPRTEALTAVHRVIRRGLVFADVDKGMEVATITAFIHMYSGEAVVAHGLLEQAIEEFERDGWRGTHLAFAYANRGRSALMCGRLSDAVADADIALRLARRSGDGTPAEWFATGALVEALVARGDISRAATVSACGGYREQRPDAVILPVPQAVLGTLLLAQGHRDQAAATLRDVGRRLDAAPMTNPAVCPWRFELARALRHSAPREAREIAATAQEQADLLDDPTTRGRALRVLAAVNPSTEHLEESARLLRDSADRWQYLQTVTDLGRALARSGHTADARRAFTEALALADECGAIALREDIARRLAVTGANADHPRPANALSPRLRRVAELSAEGLSEAEIAHKVVLSLETVRTLVHEAHARMNTTSRAELRQALAR; via the coding sequence GTGTCGCAGGCGGATCCCGGTGACCACGTCCGGCGGCAGTTGCGCACGCTCCAACGGGTTGTGGGCGGTCCGACGGACGGCGTGCTGGCGCGGCGCAGCGGTGTCTCGGCCGCGACGTTCTCCGAGGTGATGTCCGGCAAACGGCGGCCACGCGCGGAGTTCGTCGCCAAAGTCGTCTCCGGCTGCCTGGTGTCCGCGCGCATGAACGGTCACGCGCCGCTGGACGTCCGGCGCGTCCTGCACGCCCTGCGGCTGCCCGACCACACCGCCGCCGACGCGGGCATCCTCGAACGCGATGACGACCTGAGCCGCTGCTCCGCCGTCCTGGACGCGGTCCGCTCCCGGGTCGGGGCCACCGTCGTGGTCGAGGGACCGGCGGGGATCGGCAAGTCGGAAGTCGTGGCGCAGGTGTGCGCGGAGGCCGCGGTCCGCGGGATCGTGCCGCTGGCGGTGCGCGGCAACCACCGTGACCGGACGATGGCGTTCGGCGCGGCCCGGACGTTGTTGGCGCGCTGGGTGACCGGCCACCCCGCCCGTGATCAGCGGGCACTGTTCGCGGGTGCGGCGGAGTTCGCGCGCGTCCCGCTCGGTGTGCCGCGTCCCGGACGGCACAACCCCGCCTCGGTGATCGGCCTGACGGAGGCGCTGTACTGGCTCGTGGTGAACGCGACGTCCCTCGTCGGCGAGGGACGCGAGGACGAAGGGCTGTTGCTGGCCGTCGACGACGCGCACTGGCTCGACGAGGAGTCGTTGTCGTGGCTGGAATTCCTCGGCGACCGCCTCACCGGACTACCCGTCGTGGTCCTGCTGGCCTACCGCCCGCACGAGAGCCACGCGGCGGCGTTGGCACGGATCGCGCTGCGCGCCGAGGAAGTGATCCGGCCACGTCCGCTCGGTCCCGACGCGGTGCGGACGATCATCAGCCGCGGCCTGCCGTCCCGTCAGGCCGTGGACGAGCGGTTCTGCGCGGCGTTCCTGGAACGCAGCGGCGGCAACCCGTTCTACCTGCGGTGGATGCTGGACGTCGCGCGGGAACGCGGTCTGAAGCCCACCGCGTCCGACGTCGAGGCGGTCGGCACGCTCACGCCCCGCAACGTCGTGATGTACCTCAACGAACGCCTGGGCGGCCTCGGTCCCGACGCCCGCCGATTAGCCCAGGCGATCGCCGTGCTGGGCCCCGGCAGCCCACTCGGCGACGCCGCACGCCTCGCCGACCTGGCACCCGAAGAGGCGAAGCTCCAGTACGACCGGCTGTGCAACGCGGCGATCCTCTCCCCCGCGCCGACGTCGGACTTCCACCACCCGATCATCCGCAGCGCGGTCTACGACGACATGGACCCGTCGCTGCGCAGCGACGTCCACCTCGAAGCCGCCCGGCTCCTGCACGACCGGCACGCCGCGTCCGAGGCCGTCGCCGCGCACCTGCTCCACGTCCACGCGGACGCCGACCCGTGGGTGGTCGACCGGCTGGACGAGGCGGCCTCGGAGGCGTGGGCGTCCGGCCTGTCCACCACCGCGGCCCGTTACCTCCACCGGGCGGTCGACGAACCGCCACCGCCCGACCAGCGCGGCCGGGTCCGACTCCGGTACGGCCAGGCCTTGGCGCTGGGACCGGTCGCCGCGGCGTTGCCCGAACTGCTCGCCGCCTACCGCGAGGCCCCCGACGACGCGCTGCGCACCGAGGCCGCTATCGCGCTGGCCAAGACCCACGGCTACGCCCACCAGCTCGGCGAGAGCGTACGCATGCTGGACACGGCAATAGACCTCTGCGCGGACGAGGGACTGCGCCGGCAAGCGCTGGCCGAGCAGTTGCTGTGGGCCGCCTGGTGGGCCGACGATCCGCTCCGGGCCGACCGCACGTACTTGCTCGACCGGATCGTGCCCCCGTTGACCGGCGACACCTACGTCGAACGGCTGCTGATCGCCCTGCACGCGTGGAGCCTCGTGCTGCGCGGACGTCCACGGACCGAAGCGCTGACAGCGGTCCACCGCGTCATCCGCCGCGGGCTCGTGTTCGCCGACGTGGACAAGGGCATGGAAGTCGCGACCATCACCGCGTTCATCCACATGTACTCCGGCGAGGCCGTTGTCGCGCACGGCCTGCTGGAGCAGGCGATCGAGGAGTTCGAACGCGACGGGTGGCGGGGCACCCACCTCGCGTTCGCCTACGCCAACCGCGGCCGTTCGGCCCTGATGTGCGGCCGGCTCTCCGATGCCGTGGCCGACGCCGACATCGCGCTCCGACTGGCACGCCGAAGCGGTGACGGGACACCCGCCGAGTGGTTCGCCACCGGCGCCCTGGTCGAAGCGCTCGTGGCCCGCGGCGACATCAGTCGGGCGGCGACGGTCAGCGCGTGCGGCGGCTACCGCGAACAGCGGCCGGACGCCGTGATCCTGCCCGTGCCGCAAGCCGTTCTGGGCACGCTGCTCCTGGCCCAGGGTCACCGCGACCAGGCCGCCGCCACCCTCCGCGACGTGGGCCGCCGACTCGACGCCGCGCCCATGACCAACCCGGCGGTGTGCCCGTGGCGCTTCGAACTCGCCCGCGCCCTGCGTCACTCGGCGCCACGTGAAGCGCGGGAAATCGCTGCCACGGCGCAAGAACAGGCCGACCTCTTGGACGACCCCACGACCCGCGGACGTGCCCTCCGGGTGCTGGCGGCGGTGAACCCGTCCACCGAGCACTTGGAGGAATCCGCCCGCCTGCTCCGGGATTCGGCCGACCGTTGGCAGTACCTCCAGACCGTGACCGACCTGGGCCGAGCACTGGCGCGCTCCGGACACACCGCGGACGCCCGCCGCGCGTTCACCGAGGCACTCGCGTTGGCGGACGAATGCGGCGCGATCGCCCTGCGCGAGGACATCGCCCGCCGCCTGGCCGTCACCGGAGCCAACGCCGACCACCCGCGACCGGCCAACGCCCTGTCACCGCGGCTGAGACGGGTAGCGGAGCTGTCCGCCGAAGGACTTTCGGAGGCGGAGATCGCGCACAAGGTGGTCCTGAGCCTGGAAACCGTGCGAACCCTCGTCCACGAGGCCCACGCCAGGATGAACACGACTTCACGCGCCGAACTCCGCCAAGCCCTGGCCCGCTGA
- a CDS encoding SPW repeat protein, whose product MEQPPPARRDAPTPVTSDEYQPDLLPYISAPIVGLALYGVREPVAAGLASGVAFLAGAWLALAPFALQYAPETKGFEGYWHDIGVGATIAALSLVRSVAPRRLPWLSLVTAALGTWLVFAPVVLGYAPWPGSTTAAVNAIVVGGVVIAMALLSAVATYQRRRRGRHRFEDPPKG is encoded by the coding sequence ATGGAACAACCCCCGCCCGCCAGGAGGGACGCCCCCACGCCGGTCACGTCGGACGAGTACCAGCCCGATCTGCTCCCTTACATCTCGGCGCCGATCGTCGGTCTGGCGCTCTACGGCGTCCGCGAGCCCGTCGCGGCCGGCTTGGCCAGCGGTGTGGCGTTCCTGGCGGGCGCGTGGTTGGCCTTGGCGCCGTTCGCCTTGCAGTACGCGCCCGAGACCAAGGGGTTCGAGGGCTACTGGCACGACATCGGCGTGGGCGCCACGATCGCGGCGTTGTCGCTGGTCCGCTCCGTGGCCCCACGCCGGCTGCCGTGGCTGAGCCTGGTCACCGCGGCACTCGGCACGTGGCTGGTCTTCGCCCCCGTCGTGCTCGGCTACGCACCGTGGCCCGGCTCCACGACCGCCGCCGTGAACGCCATCGTCGTGGGTGGCGTGGTGATCGCCATGGCGCTGCTCAGCGCCGTCGCCACCTACCAGCGCCGCAGACGGGGTCGACATCGGTTCGAGGACCCGCCGAAAGGGTGA
- a CDS encoding lipase family alpha/beta hydrolase: MRRFLGALAVALAVVTVTALPASAAPRAVVVVAGTFGPAWFYEPLASRLRHDGYQVAIFELNNLGTTDIRTSARSLAGFVDNFRARVGVGRVDIVAHSQGGLVARQYIKFQGGVGEVGKLVNLSAPNYGTLAANAANFFGGGDCLTIVSCQQMRIGSSFLDALNAGDDTFGDVTYTNLYTLYDELVQPVWNAEMADGATNVMVQSQCPFRTVAHVGMALDGTVYDGIRDVLTGNPVRLNCFAL, encoded by the coding sequence ATGCGCCGTTTCCTCGGAGCTTTGGCCGTCGCGTTAGCCGTCGTGACCGTGACCGCACTTCCCGCATCGGCGGCACCCCGTGCGGTGGTCGTCGTGGCGGGCACCTTCGGACCCGCCTGGTTCTACGAGCCTTTGGCCTCCCGCCTCCGCCACGACGGCTACCAGGTGGCGATCTTCGAGCTCAACAACCTGGGGACCACCGACATCCGCACGTCCGCGCGCTCCCTTGCGGGCTTCGTGGACAACTTCCGGGCCCGGGTCGGCGTGGGTCGGGTCGACATCGTCGCGCACTCGCAGGGCGGCCTGGTGGCCAGGCAGTACATCAAGTTCCAGGGCGGGGTGGGCGAGGTCGGCAAGCTGGTCAACTTGTCGGCGCCCAACTACGGCACCTTGGCCGCCAACGCCGCGAACTTCTTCGGCGGCGGCGATTGCCTGACCATCGTGTCGTGCCAGCAGATGCGGATCGGCTCGTCGTTCCTCGACGCGCTCAACGCGGGCGACGACACGTTCGGTGATGTCACCTACACCAACCTCTACACGCTGTACGACGAACTCGTGCAGCCGGTGTGGAACGCCGAGATGGCGGACGGCGCCACGAACGTCATGGTGCAGTCCCAGTGCCCGTTCCGGACGGTGGCGCACGTCGGGATGGCGCTGGACGGCACCGTCTACGACGGGATCCGCGACGTGCTGACCGGAAACCCGGTGCGCCTCAACTGCTTCGCGCTCTAA